One genomic window of Daphnia pulex isolate KAP4 chromosome 10, ASM2113471v1 includes the following:
- the LOC124204689 gene encoding ER membrane protein complex subunit 7 homolog, producing the protein MKLSVDGTFLLKLICLTFFVGVQSNDGETSKEWFKIEGKVQAPDAWARLNPDWKLHTYVLIDGGEYRAFLRDDASFSVSVPSGSYVVEVSNPTVFYEPVRVDINSKGKFRARRINHIQPSAVSQMTYPLKFKPGMPYRYFQQREQWRITDLLFSPMVLMMFLPLILIFILPKMMNDPETRKEMENIQMPKYEMPEMSEMLTSLFGGGDAKKTTKSSGSKGVVKRK; encoded by the exons ATGAAGTTATCAGTTGATGGCACGTTTctcttaaaattaatttgcttAACTTTTTTCGTTGGTGTTCAAAGTAACGACGGTGAAACGAGTAAAGAATGGTTTAAAATTGAAGGTAAAGTGCAAGCACCAGATGCCTGGGCTAGATTGAATCCAGACTGGAAATTGCACACATATGTCCTAATAGATGGCGGCGAATATCGAGCGTTTCTTag GGATGATGCTTCATTTTCAGTGAGTGTGCCAAGTGGTTCGTATGTTGTGGAAGTTTCCAATCCTACAGTTTTCTACGAACCTGTAAGGGTGGACATCAACTCCAAAGGGAAATTCCGTGCCAGGAGAATCAATCACATACAACCAAGCGCTGTTAGTCAAATGACTTACCCTTTAAAATTCAAGCCTGGAATGCCTTATCGTTACTTTCAGCAGAGGGAACAGTGGAGGATAACTgatcttctcttctctccaatG GTTCTTATGATGTTCCTTCCATTGATTCTCATCTTCATATTACCTAAAATGATGAATGATCCAGAGACGAGAAAG gaaatggaaaatatcCAAATGCCTAAATATGAGATGCCTGAGATGAGTGAGATGCTGACATCATTGTTTGGAGGTGGTGATGCTAAGAAGACAACGAAA
- the LOC124204688 gene encoding protein unc-50 homolog A-like has product MYKQPSQGSRASSPAYVDTSGASHYVHPASFRGPSPLPSPANLRTGCLSAAAKRYKFIRKLCHFQQMDFEYALWQMIYLFISPQKVYRNFHYRKSSKAQFARDDPAFLVLLGMWLCFSSMVFAFFMDLSIFSFFKFLIYTIFIDCLLVGAGIATAMWFVANKLMMKPTVRGEDVEWGYAFDVHLNAYFPALIILHVVQSIFYHVLISQEWFTATFVGNTLWLIAGGYYVYINFLGYSSLPILHKTRGLLYPFSVLFLIYIVSLACNWNVTHTLINFYHARVHVI; this is encoded by the exons ATGTATAAACAACCGTCACAAGGCAGTAGAGCGTCATCTCCAGCTTATGTTGACACTTCAGGGGCCAGTCATTACGTCCACCCCGCTTCATTCAGAGGTCCATCTCCTTTACCGTCCCCAGCCAATTTGAG AACAGGATGCCTTTCAGCTGCAGCAAAACGATACAAATTCATACGAAAGCTTTGCCACTTCCAGCAAATGGATTTCGAATATGCCCTCTGGCAAATGATTTACCTGTTTATTTCCCCACAGAAAGTATACAGAAATTTTCATTACAGGAAAA GTTCAAAAGCTCAGTTTGCCAGAGATGATCCAGCATTTTTGGTATTATTGGGGATGTGGTTATGTT TTTCATCAATGGTGTTTGCATTTTTCATGGATTTGTCAATCTTCAGCTTCTTCAAATTCCTTATTTACACCATCTTCATTGACTGCCTTCTAGTTGGAGCAGGGATTGCAACAGCCATGTG GTTTGTGGCCAACAAGTTGATGATGAAACCCACTGTCAGAGGTGAGGATGTCGAGTGGGGTTACGCATTCGACGTTCACCTTAATGCCTACTTTCCGGCATTGATTATCTTACACGTCGTTCAATCTATTTTCTATCATG TTCTCATCAGCCAGGAATGGTTTACAGCAACGTTCGTCGGTAACACTCTGTGGTTGATTGCTGGCGGCTATTACGTCTACATCAATTTCCTTGGATACAGCT CTCTACCCATCCTACACAAGACGCGCGGACTTCTCTATCCATTCTCCGTCTTGTTTCTGATCTACATCGTCAGCCTTGCCTGCAACTGGAACGTTACGCATACGCTGATCAACTTTTATCACGCCCGAGTCCACGTGATatga